GACTGGCCGCGGACGTGTCCGTGCCCCTGGCCTTCCGGCTTCTGCGGGAACAGAGCGTGAAGCGTTCCGGCTACGCGGCGAACAAGGACAGAAAGAACCTGGCCGCCGCCTGGGAGTGGGGCCGCAAGTATCTGGAGCTTCCCGAGCGCAACCCCTTCCGGGCCGTGGACAAGTTCGCCGAGGAGAGACACCCCCGGCACATTCCCACGGAGGCGGATTTCTGGGCCGTGTACGAGATCGCCCAGGAGCAGGACAAGATCATGCTTCTGGCCTTCCTGCACACGGCGGCCCGCAAGATGGAAATCTTCCGCCTGCGCTGGGATGATTTGGACTTCGAGGACGGACGGGTGCGGCTTTGGACGCGCAAGCGCCTGGGCGGCACCCTGGAGCCCGATTGGATTCCCATGACGGAAGACCTGCGGGCCGCGCTTCTGGAACTGAAAAAGCGCACCAGCAGCCTGCACGTCTTCGCCCAGCCCGAGAACGGACGGGCGTTCACCTCACGGCAGCACTGGCTGCGCACCCTCTGCGATCGGGCCGGGGTTCCCCGGTTCGACATCCATTCCATCAGGCACCTGACCGCTTCCATCCTGGACAAGTCGGGGCTGCCCCTGACCACGATCCAGGCGATCCTGCGGCACAAGTCGGCCACCACGACCGCGCGCTACCTGCATTCCCTGCGGGGGACCAAGGCGGCGCTGGACGAGGTGTTCGGAAGCGGGAAGGTCGTGTCGTTGTTTCGGGAAAAGAGTGCTGGAGCGGGTTCCGGACGGTAGCCGTTTCCGAAACCGTTTCCAGGACCGTTTCCGGAAAGGAAAAGGGTTGCAACCGAAGCTGCAACCCTTTGTAATCGTTGGCGTCCCCAAGGGGATTTGAACCCCTGTTATCGGCGTGAAAGGCCGACGTCCTGGACCGGGCTAGACGATGGGGACGAATCTGGGAAAGCTTGGCTGGGGGACAAGGACTCGAACCTTGATTAGCGGAGCCAGAATCCGCCGTCCTGCCAATTGAACGATCCCCCAGCAGCGAGGCACAGCCTTTAGCGGCTCCGGGCGCGGAAGTCAAGTCCCGGACGGAGCCTTT
The nucleotide sequence above comes from Desulfovibrio aminophilus DSM 12254. Encoded proteins:
- a CDS encoding tyrosine-type recombinase/integrase, which produces MARVQRDGAIRQKLFDTKAEALAWEAAMRADEAWSPPDEKERMKIVTALDWANEYLDYAKERFSSKTYREKRDAFARLFRVTSSKGLAADVSVPLAFRLLREQSVKRSGYAANKDRKNLAAAWEWGRKYLELPERNPFRAVDKFAEERHPRHIPTEADFWAVYEIAQEQDKIMLLAFLHTAARKMEIFRLRWDDLDFEDGRVRLWTRKRLGGTLEPDWIPMTEDLRAALLELKKRTSSLHVFAQPENGRAFTSRQHWLRTLCDRAGVPRFDIHSIRHLTASILDKSGLPLTTIQAILRHKSATTTARYLHSLRGTKAALDEVFGSGKVVSLFREKSAGAGSGR